The window ATGCGTCCGATCCGCTACGCTCCTTCCGCGATGCATTCGCGCTGCGTGACGGGCTAATCTACCTCGACGGCAATTCGCTGGGCGCGATGCCCAAGCGCACACCGGCGCGCATGGATCACACGATCCAGCAGGAATGGCGTGAGGGGCTGATCACCAGCTGGAATGCGGCGGACTGGGTCAATGCCCCGCGCCGGATCGGCGACAAGATCGCCCCGATCATCGGCGCTGGCGAAGGCGAAGTGGTGGTCACCGATTCCACTTCGATCAATATCTTCAAGGCGCTGACAGCGGCACTTTCGCTCCAGCCGGAGCGCTCGATCCTGCTGACCGAGACGACCAATTTTCCCACCGATCACTACATGATGCAGGGCATCACCGCCTTTTCCGGCGGACGGATCGAGACGCGCTCTGCTGCACCCGAGGAAGTGCTCGATCACCTCAGCGATGATGTGGCGGTGCTGCTCCTCACCCATGTGCATTACAAGACCGGCCAGATGCGCGACATGGCGGCGGTGACGGCAAAGGCGCAGGAACACGGCGTGCTCGTTGTCTGGGATCTGAGCCATAGCGCGGGCGCGGTGGAGCTGGCACTCAACGCGGCGAATGTCGATTTCGCGGTCGGCTGCGGATACAAATTCCTCAATGGCGGCCCCGGCGCGCCCGCTTTCCTGTTTGCGGCCAAGCGCCATCACGAAGCCATGCCTGTGCTTGCCGGATGGTTCGGTCACGCCCGCCCCTTTGCTTTCGAGGAAGAATACGAGGCGGCGGACAATATCGAGCGCTTCCTCTGCGGCACACCCGGCATTCTCGGCATGGCGGCGCTGGAGGAAGGCGTGGAACTGATGCTGCGCGCCGATATGGGAGAAGTGCGGCGGAAGTCGGCTGCACTGGGTGATTTGTTTATCGAATGCATGGACGGCTGGGCGGCTGAACACGGCTTCACGCTCGTCAGCCCGCGCGATGCGGCGGAGCGTGGCAGCCACGTCTCCTATTCCCATGCCGAGGGCTATGCGATCATGCAGGCGCTCAAAGCCTCCGATGTGATCGGCGATTTCCGCGAGCCCGATGTGATGCGCTTCGGCCTCACGCCGCTTTACCTCTCTTACCGAGACATGGTGGAAGCGGCCGCGCGGCTGCGCTCGATCTGCGAGAACCGCGAATGGGACAAGCCCGAATATAAAGAACGCGCGGCCGTTACCTGACCGCGCGCTCTGTTTCCAAATATCGGAAGTCTTAGGCGGCGAGCTTTTCCGCTTCGGCCTTGGCTTCTGCGATCTTCTCTTCGCCGCCTTCGCCCATGATGCCATCGGCAGCGACCATTTCGACGTCGCTGATGCCTAGGAAACCGAGAAAGAATTTGAGCCACGGGGTCATGTGATCGATGTCGCTACCGACCGGTGTTCCGCCCGAGGCAATCGCGACATAGGCTTTCTTGCCCGTCAGCTTGCCCTTCGGACCTTCGGGTGTGTATTCGAAAGTGGTGCCCGCGCGGGCGACAAGATCCGCCCAGGATTTGAGCGTTGCTGGCGCATTGAAATTGTAGATCGGCGAACCGATCACGATGATGTCGGCATTCTGCAATTCCTCGATCAGCGCGTCTGCAATCGCGGCCAGCTCGTGCTGTTCGGGCGTACGCTCGGCATAGGGTGACAGATTGGCGGCGAAGCGATCGGCATCGACATAGGGAATGTCGTTCTTCGACAGATCGCGCTCGGTCACGGTTACGTCGCCCTTGGCTTTCAGGCTTTCGACAACGCGGTTGCTGAGATC is drawn from Aurantiacibacter sp. MUD61 and contains these coding sequences:
- the kynU gene encoding kynureninase, which gives rise to MDALFAKADALDASDPLRSFRDAFALRDGLIYLDGNSLGAMPKRTPARMDHTIQQEWREGLITSWNAADWVNAPRRIGDKIAPIIGAGEGEVVVTDSTSINIFKALTAALSLQPERSILLTETTNFPTDHYMMQGITAFSGGRIETRSAAPEEVLDHLSDDVAVLLLTHVHYKTGQMRDMAAVTAKAQEHGVLVVWDLSHSAGAVELALNAANVDFAVGCGYKFLNGGPGAPAFLFAAKRHHEAMPVLAGWFGHARPFAFEEEYEAADNIERFLCGTPGILGMAALEEGVELMLRADMGEVRRKSAALGDLFIECMDGWAAEHGFTLVSPRDAAERGSHVSYSHAEGYAIMQALKASDVIGDFREPDVMRFGLTPLYLSYRDMVEAAARLRSICENREWDKPEYKERAAVT
- a CDS encoding FMN-dependent NADH-azoreductase, whose amino-acid sequence is MTNILHITASIRGDESVSRDLSNRVVESLKAKGDVTVTERDLSKNDIPYVDADRFAANLSPYAERTPEQHELAAIADALIEELQNADIIVIGSPIYNFNAPATLKSWADLVARAGTTFEYTPEGPKGKLTGKKAYVAIASGGTPVGSDIDHMTPWLKFFLGFLGISDVEMVAADGIMGEGGEEKIAEAKAEAEKLAA